A stretch of DNA from Polyodon spathula isolate WHYD16114869_AA chromosome 4, ASM1765450v1, whole genome shotgun sequence:
CCATCAGTATTTCTTGGTTTTTGAAGTGAACTCGTGCTGCAAATGCGTGGTTCTTACTGAAGACAAAAATAGTTTGCAACAAAAGCTTACTGTACCCtgtcaaataaacaaatgttcCTGACTTTTACCAATTTTCTCTTGCAAGTTTAGActgtctattcaattgatcttccAAAAACAGTGGCACAGTTTATTTCTAGCTTGTGacattcactgttttttttttcctttttggggaaaaaaataaataaagcctagTACTCCAATTAATAAGGCTGACGTGCTCCTTGGTTTAATAGTGTGTTTGTCTCTTGTAGGCACTGACGCTGGCTTGCATTGATGTAGGTGTGTTGCCGAGGATCCTCCCACCTGACTACCTCGGGTTCCCAGTAATGTGCTGTGTCATCCCCAGTCTCCACAGGAACTCTGCAGACTCCCTTCGAAAGTCTCCGGAGGAAAGGCTTAGACACCTAATCGATCTGGAATGACCAGGGAACTGGCTCTGAATCCCAAACTAGTCTGCTGATTCAAGGGACCTTGCAGAACAGAGCACATCATCCAGCCTTTGGCTTctcaaacagagaaaaaaaaagcagacattcATACCTGATTGTCCATCCGCATTAATCGCCAGCGACCAAAAGCTTATTTTGTTTTTGGGGTTCCTGGGCTtgtctctctttttctctgtgATTCGACTCGGGTGGGATTGATGGGATGCAATCATGTCCGATCCGAATGAGCTCAGGCCAGTCAATGCTCAGTATGCTGTCTCCTTGCTGGAGCAGCTGAAATTCTTCTATGAACAGAAGTTATTGACTGACATTGTGTTAATTGTGGAGGGCACTGAATTCCCTTGTCATAAAATGGTCCTGGCAACATGCAGCTCTTATTTCAGGTAAGTGATGGAGTTTACCTGTTATTCTTTAAGCGGATATGGCTAAGATTTGGTGCAATTACCTGTTCACGTCTCACCTGTCAATTTGTTTATTTGCGTGCAATTTCAGTCCCTCCCAAACACCATTTCAGCAGAAATGGGGTATGGCATCTTAGTCAGACagttatgcatttaaaaaaaattgagaatacAGCATGTAATATGGTATTATAAAAAACAACTCCATGTGAGGTAATTGACTACTGAATCTACAGAGATGTGACTGGCTTTTATTAAGTGGCCGCTTAAAAGCCTGTGTGTCCAGGTTTACTTTGAGCAAATCTGTAATCTGAACAGGTTATGAAAAGAAATGGGTGTGGATGTGGATGTCAAGAGTCCAGATAACTATGTGTCTTCAGAGAATGTGGAAATGTGGGAACCTTTTCTTGAGTTAATTTAATGGGCTTGAACAGCCAATATAGAacataaaacgttttttttttttttttacataaaggcCTTCACAAGGTCAATTCAGAGTGAGTGAAATgtttagaaatctttttttttttttttttaactctcctTCACTTCGGTCCTTGCCACTGGATTGATTTTTATCCTGTGCTGGGATGCATTTCCAAGTTAACAATTGAACATCTCCAGTTTTAGAGTAGTAGCTACAATGAGGGGTGCAGAGAAATAGTACTGAAGCTAATAGGATTTGTGAACTTCCACATTAAACCAGTCAAACTGGGGCTGATGCTGTTTCTGTCTGCTACAGTACATGCAGTGCTCTCTGCCACCAGTCATGGAGGCCTAAGGAGAAAGGGATTGTGAAGACTGTGTTTCAAATGAATTATACAGGACTCCTTTCTTTACAGGGCCATGTTCATGAGTGGACTCAGTGAAAGTAAACAGACACATATTCACATGCGGAACGTGGACCCAGTCACTCTTCAGATTATCATTACCTATGCATACACGGGTAACCTTGCAATAAACGACAGCACTGTAGAGCCTCTATACGAGACTGCCTGCTTCTTACAGGTAAGTCTGAGGGCACGAACAAACCCTTTTGGTATGGCTGTATATCTGTATCTATTGTAGCAGAGACGCCCAGACAACGTATAGGGTTCCTGGGCTTTGTTTTGAGATAATACTGTGTATTCATTGAAACTCCATGATACTTGTTACTTGTACAACAGGTTGCAGCAACTTCTTACTTAATACAATGACTTCTAATTGATTTATATGTTCTTGGCACTGGTGCCGGGAATATTTTCTGGCCATTcttcaaaaataaacactgaatagCTTATTTCATAATTATACTGTATCACAACATCTGTGACCCAATTCCTGTGAGTTTATCTATAAGTTATGCTTACCAAAGTGAAGGGTTGCCATTATTTTCAAAGTATCATCTAAcgcattttaatcatttttgttttttggaccACAGGTAGAAGATGTATTACTTCGATGCCGGGACTATTTAGTCAAAAAAATTAATGCAGAGAACTGCGTGAGAATGTTGAGCTTTGGAGACCTTTTCAGCTGCAATGAACTGAAGCAGAGTGCCAAACAGATGGTGGAACACAAATTTGCTGTGGTGTACCGGCACGAGGCTTTCCTGCAACTGTCCCATGAGCTTCTGATTGACGTGCTGTGCAGCGACAATCTCAATGTGGAGAAAGAAGAGACGGTGCGGGAGGCAGCCATGCTGTGGCTGGAGTATAACACTGAGTCACGCTCCCAGTACCTCTCATCGGTTCTCAGTCAGATCCGCATTGATGCTCTTTCAGAGGTAACGCAGCGAGCTTGGTTCCAGGGCCTACCGCCCAACGACAAATCTGTGGTGGTCCAGGGCCTATACAAGTCCATGCCCAAGTTCTTTAAGCCCAGGCTGGGCATGACCAAGGAGGAGATGCTAATCTTCATTGAGGCGGCTGCTGAGACCCCTGGCGACAACCATGGTGGCTGCAACACTCACTCAGCTGTTTGCTACAGCCCTCAGGCTGAGAAGGTTTACAAGCTGTGCAATCCACCTGGCGACCTCCAAAAAGTGGGCACCCTGGTGACCCCTGACAACGATATCTACATAGCCGGGGGCCAGATCCCACTGAAGAATTCTATCGCTAATCACAGCAAAACTAGCAAGCTTCAGGCAGTCTTCCGGCCGGTGGACAGCTTCTACTGGTTCGACGCCCAGCAGAACACTTGGATCCCTAAGACACCCATGCTATGTGCCCGTATCAAGCCTTCTGTTGTCTACTGTGAGGGCTACATCTATGCAATAGGAGGCGACAATGTTGGTGGAGAACTGAACAAGCGGACAGTGGAGCGATATGACTGCGAAAGGGACGAATGGACAATGGTGAGCCCCTTGCCCTGTGCCTGGACCTGGAGTACCTCAGTGGTGGCTCACGACTGTATCTATGTCATGACCCACAACTTGATGTACTGCTACTTCCCCCGGGCTGACACCTGGGTGGAGATGGCCATGCGCCAGACCAGTCGCTGCTTTGCCTCGGCTGCCACCTTTGGAGACTTTATCTTCTACATTGGCGGTCTACATATTGTTAGCAACTCAGGCATCCGACTGCCCACTAGCACAGTGGACGGCTCATCTGTGGCTGTGGAGATCTACGATGTCAACAAGAATGAGTGGCGGACAGCAGCCAACATCCCCGCCAAGCGCTACTCTGACCCCTGTGTGCGGGCTGTGGTAATCGTGAACTCCATGTGCATCTTCATGCGGGAGACGCACATGAACGAAAGGGCCAAGTACGCCATCTACCAGTATGACCTAGAGCTGGACCGCTGGTTCCTGCGGCAGCCCATTTCTGAACGGGTCCTCTGGGACCTGGGCAAAGACTTCCGCTGTACAGTCGGCAAATTGTACCCTTCCTGTCTTGAGGAGTCCCCCTGGAAACCCCCGACCTACCTGTTCTCTCCTGATGGTGCAGAAGAGTTTGAGCTGGACGGCGAGATGGTGACGTTGCCCCGCGTATAGCTTTTAGCTAAACTAACTCTGCACCCTTAACTggtatattgggggggggggggggggggtgcttggTTAATAAATCTTACAGAAAAGCTGGAAAATCCATTTACAGAAGGCAATTTCAtcctatacaaatatatacaacacacaagTACATTGGTCCATTTCATCCCAGTCCCACCTCACCCCCTTCCCCTCATCCACCCTTTATAACTCTCCAAATGGCATGTCCCAGAaagatttataaaacaattaaaaaagaaaatgtagttccctttttaaaaatattttagatattGTCAGTTCTGTGTAATGAAAACAGGTCAATTGTACTGTTACAATGTGAGCTATGAACGGATTCTTATGCACTTACCGACTACTCCTTTTATTATGTTGGCAACAGAACCAAAACCTCTTCCTGGAAAATCATGTGACAGCAACAATGGATTGGAACGGGCCTATATGACTGCAGGTTCAGTCAAAAGCAGGTTCTTGCTGTTAGATGCATGTTCTCCTGATGTCATTAACTCTTTAGCCTGTTTATTTAGATACAGGTCTT
This window harbors:
- the LOC121314213 gene encoding kelch repeat and BTB domain-containing protein 2-like, producing the protein MSDPNELRPVNAQYAVSLLEQLKFFYEQKLLTDIVLIVEGTEFPCHKMVLATCSSYFRAMFMSGLSESKQTHIHMRNVDPVTLQIIITYAYTGNLAINDSTVEPLYETACFLQVEDVLLRCRDYLVKKINAENCVRMLSFGDLFSCNELKQSAKQMVEHKFAVVYRHEAFLQLSHELLIDVLCSDNLNVEKEETVREAAMLWLEYNTESRSQYLSSVLSQIRIDALSEVTQRAWFQGLPPNDKSVVVQGLYKSMPKFFKPRLGMTKEEMLIFIEAAAETPGDNHGGCNTHSAVCYSPQAEKVYKLCNPPGDLQKVGTLVTPDNDIYIAGGQIPLKNSIANHSKTSKLQAVFRPVDSFYWFDAQQNTWIPKTPMLCARIKPSVVYCEGYIYAIGGDNVGGELNKRTVERYDCERDEWTMVSPLPCAWTWSTSVVAHDCIYVMTHNLMYCYFPRADTWVEMAMRQTSRCFASAATFGDFIFYIGGLHIVSNSGIRLPTSTVDGSSVAVEIYDVNKNEWRTAANIPAKRYSDPCVRAVVIVNSMCIFMRETHMNERAKYAIYQYDLELDRWFLRQPISERVLWDLGKDFRCTVGKLYPSCLEESPWKPPTYLFSPDGAEEFELDGEMVTLPRV